A single Pseudomonas sp. DC1.2 DNA region contains:
- a CDS encoding DUF3108 domain-containing protein — MRRALLFACALFALPLAQAADLQPFSASYTADWKQLPMSGTAERSLTQEANGVWKLSFKASMMIASLSEESTLTLDKDTLLPQSYHFERGGLGKAKKADLDFDWTNKMVTGTDRGDPVKVPLNRGMVDKSTYQLALQHDVAAGKKSMSYQVVDGGDVDTYDFRVLGPEKVDTKAGQIDAIKVERVRDPTQTKRTTVMWFAKDWDYLLVRLQQVETDGKEYNIMLLDGTVNGKAVKGS; from the coding sequence ATGCGTCGCGCCTTGCTCTTCGCTTGCGCTCTGTTCGCCCTGCCTCTGGCACAAGCGGCAGACCTTCAACCTTTCTCCGCCAGCTACACCGCTGACTGGAAGCAGTTGCCCATGAGCGGCACCGCCGAGCGCAGCCTGACCCAAGAAGCCAACGGTGTCTGGAAGCTGAGCTTCAAGGCGTCGATGATGATCGCCAGCTTATCCGAGGAAAGCACCCTGACGCTGGACAAGGACACCTTGCTGCCACAGTCCTATCACTTCGAAAGGGGCGGTCTGGGCAAAGCCAAAAAGGCTGACCTGGACTTCGACTGGACCAACAAAATGGTCACCGGCACCGATCGCGGTGACCCGGTCAAGGTTCCGCTGAACCGTGGCATGGTCGATAAATCCACCTACCAGCTTGCGCTTCAGCATGATGTGGCTGCCGGCAAGAAAAGCATGAGCTATCAGGTGGTCGATGGCGGCGATGTCGACACCTATGACTTCCGCGTGCTGGGCCCGGAAAAAGTCGACACCAAGGCTGGCCAGATCGACGCGATCAAGGTCGAGCGCGTGCGTGATCCGACACAAACCAAGCGAACGACTGTCATGTGGTTCGCCAAGGACTGGGATTACTTGCTAGTCCGTCTGCAACAGGTCGAAACCGACGGCAAGGAGTACAACATCATGCTCCTCGACGGCACGGTCAATGGCAAAGCTGTCAAAGGCAGCTGA